The Sulfolobus sp. A20 genomic interval TCCACTCATGAAGATTGCCGGGGCAATAATAACTGATGAAGGAGGGATGACGAGCCATGCTGCGATAGTATCTAGGGAATTAGGGATACCTGCAATAGTAGGCAGTAGAGATGGTACAAAATTAATAAAAGATGAGCAGATGATCACGGTTGATGCTATAAGGGGTATAGTATATGAAGGTAAGGTATTACCATCAGAGGAGGTTAGTGAAGAGGAGAAGAAGCCATCAGTGTCTCAAGGTTTAAGTAGGGAAGTTTTACTTAGCCTCTATCCGGTTACAGCTACAAAGATATATATGAATTTAGGGGAGCCAGACGTAATTGACAAGTACTTAGATCTTCCCTTTGACGGAATAGGGTTAATGAGAATCGAGTTTATAGTGAGTGAATGGGTAAGATACCATCCATTACATTTGATTAAAATAGGTAATGCGGCTTTATTCATAGATAAATTAGCGGAGGGAATAGCTAAGGTAGCTAGTGCAATTTATCCTAGACCAGTTGTTGTCAGATTTTCAGATTTTAAAACTAATGAATATAAGAGACTTATTGGTGGTGAAGAGTTTGAGCCAGATGAAAGAAATCCGATGATAGGCTGGAGAGGAGTTTCTAGATATGTAAGTAAAGAGTATGAACCAGCGTTTAGATTAGAAGTTAGGGCTATACGTAAGGCTAGAGAAGAAATGGGTCTCAAAAACGTCTGGGTTATGTTTCCTTTTGTGAGAACTACTTGGGAGTTGGAGAAAGCTATTAGAATTATGGAAGATGAAGGATTAAGGAGGTCTTCAGATTTCAAGGTTTGGATTATGGCTGAGGTTCCATCAGTAGTGGTTTTAGCTGATGAGTTTTCTAAAATAGTAGATGGCTTTAGTGTAGGGAGTAATGATTTAGCACAATTAACTCTTGGCGTAGATAGAGACTCAGAGCTTCTTGCTAGAATGGGATATTATGACGAGAGAGATCCTGCAGTCATGCAGTCCATTAAAAGATTGATTAAAGTTGCTCATAAATATGGTAAGACAGTTTCTATATGTGGCCAAGCTCCAAGTGTTTATCCAGAGGTAGTAGAATACTTAGTTAAGGCTGGAATAGATAGCATAAGTGTAAACCCAGATGCAGTAATTAATGTAAGGCGTCAAGTAGCTTCAATAGAACAGAAATTAATTCTCGAGAAGTTAAATAACAAAGGCAAAAGTAAAAAATGACTTCATTTTACATAACATTTTTTGCATATTCTTCTCGCCCCATCAAAATAGGCAGTACACTCTTCACAGATTATCTCCCCACAGATTTCACAAGACCCAATAGCTAAATTTTTGTTACAAACTTTGCATAAACTCATTTCACAGACTTTACATATTCCATTAACGTAATCCGCATGACATACTTGTCTACTGCATAACCTACAAGTAAAAAAGGCTATATCTTCTTCGCAGATTTCACATTTCAAGAAACTCTTTAAGCCATCTATAGGCTTCATCGTCATCCTTAGCCTGAATTGGCGGATGTTTAAAGTAAAATGCTGAGACTTTTTCAAGAGGCCCACCTATTTTTCTATCCAGTGCTACCTTTACTGCTCTTATTACATCAATTAATACGGCAGCACAGTTAGCCTTATCATCAACTTCTAATGATGCCTCAACTTTTATTGGCATTCCGGCAAATCCGCTCCCTTTAACATAAATGTAAGCAACCTTAGTATTCCCTAAAAATGGTATATAATCACTAGGTCCTATCCTAATTTTTCCCTCACTCTTCATTTCATAACCATAATCTAATGTGCTAGTTACTGCTTCAGTTTTACTTATTCTCTTAGAGATTAACCTTTCCTCAGTTTTCATGTTAAGAAAGTCACTATTTCCTCCTACGTTAAGTTGGTAAGTCTCTTCTACCTTTACCCCTCTCAGTCTAAAGAGAGAGGTAATTGCTCTGTGAAATATTGTTGCACCTAATTGGCTCTTAATATCATCCCCAGCTAAAGGTAGGTTTTTCTCAGTAAAACGTTTAGGGAATTCGCCGGATGGATCACTAGCTATAAAGACTGGGATAGCATTAATAAATGCAGTATTAGCCATTAAAGCTATATTAGCATAAGTCTTAGTCGCGTTTTCACTACCCACTGGCAATAAGTTTACTAGAATCTCAGCCCTACTATTCTTTAACTCTTCCACAACTCCTTCAACACTGCCACTATAAGAGGGGTTAAATACACTGATCATATGACTAGCTACACCATCTAGTACTGGTCCAGGAGAAACTTTTACTCCCGTTTTCTTCATATCTACTATTTTAGGTACTATATTGGGAGGTTGAAAAACAGCTTCAGAAAGATCTTTACCTATTTTGTTTTTAGATACGTCAAATGCTGCAACAACTTCAATATCCGTAACTCTATAATTACCGATCTTAGGTGTAATTAGCCCTTCGTAGTATTCTTCTCCCCTTAATTTATAATATTCGATTCCTTGAATTAACATAGATGCGCAATTGCCTAAGCCTGCAATAGCTACTCTTATCATCAACTTTAAAGTTAAATAGCCAAATAAATATATGTTGTGATGAAAGGGATTAGTCTGAGCAATGAGGACGTGGAGCGACTCTGAGGTAGGATTAATATGTTGAAACGCGTGCACATACGCGTATATGGTTATGTTCAAGGAGTAGGGTTTAGAAGATTCGTCCAAATTCACGCTCATAGGTTAGGAATTAAAGGATATGCTAGAAATTTAGATGACGGTACAGTAGAGGTTGTAGCAGAAGGTCACGAAGAGGCATTAAAGAAGCTTATAGAATATGTTAAGAAGGGCCCACCATTAGCAGAAGTCAGTAATGTAGAGTATTTATTTGAGGAATATAAGGGTGAATTTCACGATTTCGAAACATACTAATAGGAGATTTTTTCATTAAAAAAGGAAATTGGTTTATTTATTAGTATTATGACGAATATTCCTTTTATCTCCAATCAGTGTATTAGGAACATATATAAAGTAACGTGTTTGTTAAAGAAGTATTAATTAATGATAAAGAGGAGAAATCTTTTTAAGTGTTAAGTTAAGTTTATTAGCCTAGGTGTTTTTGATGTTCCAATGGTAAAGGAAGAGGAAATTATACCTAAGTACTGGTATAACATAATACCAGATTTGCCTAGACCCTTACCTCCACCTAGAGATCCACAAGATGCTGAATTTTCTAGGATAGATCTATTACGTAGTATATTACCTCATGAAGTATTAAGGCAACAATTTACTATAGAGAAATACGTTAAGATCCCGGAGGAGGTTAAGGAAAAATATCTATTAATAGGCAGACCTACTCCTCTAATGAGGGCTAGAGGTTTAGAGAATTTCTTACAGACCCCGGCAAGAATATACTTTAAGTACGAGGGCGCAACTCCAACAGGTTCTCATAAAATTAACACAGCAATACCCCAAGCTTATTTTGCTAAAAATGAAGGAATAGAACACGTCGTTACTGAAACTGGAGCAGGACAATGGGGAACTGCAGTAGC includes:
- the ppsA gene encoding pyruvate, water dikinase, coding for MVEALSEEDLILDINKVRKDMVDLAGGKGANLGELMSSGIRVPPAFVISSKAFKYFLEYNKLVDQIKEILSNSLITSEDASKKIKNLIISAKIPDNLSSMIMRAYEELCKVVGKEILVAVRSSATAEDIEEASFAGQQDTYLNVSKEELLDKVKLVWASLYNARAIEYRKSKGIDQASVLIAVVVQKMVNSRSAGVMFTIHPITGDDNHIVIESNWGLGETVVGGKVTPDEFVIRKSDLKIIERKVSNKKIKIVYDIKSKRNIEVELNDNEANSMSISDEEAIELAKLGLRIEEHYGKPMDIEWAIDADLKFPDNVFIVQARPETFWSSKNKASKKEVKEEEIKGPAKVLIRGLPASPGIAYGKAKVILDIKDPKVKEFQKGEILVTKMTDPDWVPLMKIAGAIITDEGGMTSHAAIVSRELGIPAIVGSRDGTKLIKDEQMITVDAIRGIVYEGKVLPSEEVSEEEKKPSVSQGLSREVLLSLYPVTATKIYMNLGEPDVIDKYLDLPFDGIGLMRIEFIVSEWVRYHPLHLIKIGNAALFIDKLAEGIAKVASAIYPRPVVVRFSDFKTNEYKRLIGGEEFEPDERNPMIGWRGVSRYVSKEYEPAFRLEVRAIRKAREEMGLKNVWVMFPFVRTTWELEKAIRIMEDEGLRRSSDFKVWIMAEVPSVVVLADEFSKIVDGFSVGSNDLAQLTLGVDRDSELLARMGYYDERDPAVMQSIKRLIKVAHKYGKTVSICGQAPSVYPEVVEYLVKAGIDSISVNPDAVINVRRQVASIEQKLILEKLNNKGKSKK
- a CDS encoding acylphosphatase — translated: MLKRVHIRVYGYVQGVGFRRFVQIHAHRLGIKGYARNLDDGTVEVVAEGHEEALKKLIEYVKKGPPLAEVSNVEYLFEEYKGEFHDFETY
- a CDS encoding inositol-3-phosphate synthase is translated as MIRVAIAGLGNCASMLIQGIEYYKLRGEEYYEGLITPKIGNYRVTDIEVVAAFDVSKNKIGKDLSEAVFQPPNIVPKIVDMKKTGVKVSPGPVLDGVASHMISVFNPSYSGSVEGVVEELKNSRAEILVNLLPVGSENATKTYANIALMANTAFINAIPVFIASDPSGEFPKRFTEKNLPLAGDDIKSQLGATIFHRAITSLFRLRGVKVEETYQLNVGGNSDFLNMKTEERLISKRISKTEAVTSTLDYGYEMKSEGKIRIGPSDYIPFLGNTKVAYIYVKGSGFAGMPIKVEASLEVDDKANCAAVLIDVIRAVKVALDRKIGGPLEKVSAFYFKHPPIQAKDDDEAYRWLKEFLEM